TAAGACTACCCTGTCTCTATGAATTTAACAAATTGCTTATTGATGGTAAGACCACCACATTCTAATTCCATTCGTGTCAATGATTGTACAGGGCTTTCTATTATCATGGCTGTCttgattattgttttacaaaGTAAGCCATTAAGTAAATTGTTTTAATATACTGCTTAGCATATGCTATATAAttcccactttatcttttggAAAATATAATTCAAGGATAGAATCCCTGGGAAGGACAACATATTTTAAGCAAATGTACTCGTAATAGTTGAAATAATAAAGACCATATAGCCAGTAGCAAGCAAACATACCCAGGTAATCAGCCATTTCTTATTAAGGTGTGATATATATAGCACAACAAAATCTAATTTGACTTTGCAAAATATCATCATGTATCTATCagtattatataataaaaaatagaaaataattttaaaaatatgaagttttaccgtgtatttaatattttaaaaatgtggtctAGTGTAGTTTCATGAATAGTGACATAGGAGTGCTGCAGATAGTAAATTAGTTGCTAACATTTGTCAGTGTGAGCTCTGAACTCACTCCACTTCATCGCATGGAAAGTCCCAGTAGCATGCAGATGAACTTGGTTATCACATAAACAGTGAAGTCATAGTCAAGACTAAAGTTGATGCAACACGTGTCTTTTACAATGAGCTACCAGCAAGAATGCTCACCATCTGCCTAGAGATACAGACACAGGGAGAAATTTGACTTTTACAATACTGAACAGTGAATTCCTTTTACTAAAATTAAGACTGCTGGCCTCTCTTGGCAGCACATACAGAATGTATGGAAATATCTTCCTATCCAGCTGAAGTACAGTTTCTTTTGTCTCCATTTGAAGAAAATTTATACAGTAGAAAGTGAAATTTTGAGTCATATCATCATGCTTTCTGGACAAACTCAAGCCAAGTGTTGCTGAGAGGTGGTGTGTTTCAGTGTGTATAGCTCTTAACCTCATGAGTCAGAAAACACAGTTTGCAGTGGGCAGCTGAAGTATCATGAAGAACATAGTGTCATGTGTCTAAGTTCTCAGTCTCTCCAAGGGTCTAATACTTAGTAAGAAACTATACTCTCAGAAGACAAGTAATTGTCTTTTGAAAAAATTACCCCTTTCCTTTTAAATCATAATTACGTCAACTGAAATTCCCTTCAGGGCTGCAACAAACCTTCATATAAACTTGCATCTTCTGTGTCTCAAGATTTACAGACATGCAGTGAAATTACCAACTCGGTTTGTAGAGGGGTCGGCCCAATTGGAAGAAGTGGATTTAAAGTCTTTCTTTACTGATTTGTTTGATAGTTATTCTGGATCCCAGCTGAATCAGGTATTCTTTTGAATTACTCAACAGAAAGAATTGTatagaacaataagaaaaaagtcaTCACCAAAATCAATTGCCATAGCTTTTAAGTGTCAATCAATATGTTTCATATCCCTATATCATAGGCTGGCATATATGAGTATTCTAAGATTacttggcatatatatatatatatatatatatatatatatatattactttctaTTTAACAGGAGAATTTATTCCTGCTTTGAACTAATTATTACTTAATATAAGGTATGTTAATTATATCTAACACTGTCATAAAAATTGATTCACGAAAAGTTTTAGGGTTTTAAATCAAGAGAGTGACTGGACCTTCTAGAAACTCTTTGGATATCATGTCTGATCATCTTTTCCTTTGTAATCCAAAATTTCAAAACAAGGCAACCTTCAGACCTTTCTGGAAATTAGTGATTTTTTCCCCTCAGCTATAGACAGACATCTGGGGCAGTATTGGTTATGATTTCTGGTATAAGTGTCTTCATGTTCACATATTCTCTCCTTCTAAGCATTGCAGATTCTATATCAGAAAGTACAACTACTATATGAACTGTCAACTAGAAAGCTGATGAGAAGACTGAGAAGATGCTGAAGTGGATGAATGGAATCAGTACCACCTCTACTGTGCTTAGGGGAAAAATTTTAATCTGCTGTCTTTCCACTAATCAGAGATCAATCTAGAAGAAAAGAACTccaaaaatattgattttattttgttccttaTGATGCTGAATGCTTAAAGGTACAGGATAAACTAATTTTATTGAATTAACTAAAGCGTATTATTTACCTATAATAGGAAAACTATTCATACATATTTGTGCGTGTACATCTATAAATATTGGGTATATGATTTTCAGactgttattaatatttttgttctttgaaattcATTTATACCACACATAGAAGAAGTAAATTCAGAACACttagaagtaaaaaagaaaaaaaaatctatgattgTTCGTAACTACATTCCCTAGATAGATATTAGGTTAATATTTTGTCTCAAGGCAACATACACTCCTATTTCTTAATAGTATTTTCATGTTTCCTACAGAATCAAGATCACACAGAAGGTACCATTTGGAAGTTGTGACCATAAAACATTCTGCATGGACTGAATGGCCAAAGGCAACCATTCAGCAGTGACAGAGTTCATCCTCTTGGGACTTACAGAAGATCCTGAGCTTGAGGTCATTCTTTTTGTAATCCTTTTAATCATTTACTTGTTTAGTGTCATGAGTAACCTAGGACTGGTTCTGTTAATCCAAATCAGTCCTCAGCTTCAGTCCCCCATGTATTTTTTCCTCAGTCATCTGGCTTTTGTTGATTTTTGCTACACCTCCTGTGTCACTCCAAATGCTCTGGTGAATTTTTTGCGTGAAATTAAAAGCATATCATTTTATGGATGTGCAGCTCAGGTGTGTTTCTTCAccacattttctgtgtgtgaagtCTTCCTGCTGTCTGTAATGGCTTATGATAGGTATGTGGCTATCTGCAACCCTTTGCTCTATGTGATTATCATGCCAAGGCAACTCTGCTTTCAAATAGCCACGACCACGTACGTGTATGCATTCGTCACAGCACTTATTCAGACGGTGACgaccttccttttgtctttctgtgactCCAACCGTGTGAACCAGTTCTTCTGTGAGGACATTCCTCTCATGGCTCTAGCTTGCTCCAGCACTCGAGTCAAGGAGCTGATGCTGTTGAGTATGGCTGGGTTCAACATATGCTGCTCTCTTCTCATTGTCCTCATCTCCTACCTGTTCATTGTGTCTGCAATCCTGAAGAAGCACTCGGGGGAAGGGAGACGGAAAGTCTTCTCCACCTGCGTTTCTCACTTGTCTTCTATTGCTATATACTATGGGACAATCATTTTTATGTACTTACAGCCTGAATCTAGCCATTCCTTAAATACAGACaaatttgctgctgttttttatGTAGTGATAATACCCATGCTAAACCCATTAATTTATAGTTTAAGGAATAAGGAGGTGAAAAGTGCATTAAAGAGAAGTATAGATAAGATTTTTCTGAGTATTAGTAAATGATTCAAAATAACTGAATCAATAAAACATCAGGTCAACGTGTCTAAATTTGCCTAGAATCACAGTGGTGATATCCACTAGGAGAAAATACAGGTAAACGTTTGCCCTTGGGATTAAATTCTCGTATacctattatatatataatctcacaattattttaaatactgtgATGGAAGAGGGGAAAGTCCTTGAGTAGGCATAACTGCAGTTTGTTGGGAATTTCATAC
This genomic window from Chionomys nivalis chromosome 2, mChiNiv1.1, whole genome shotgun sequence contains:
- the LOC130870185 gene encoding olfactory receptor 5AL1-like, with amino-acid sequence MAKGNHSAVTEFILLGLTEDPELEVILFVILLIIYLFSVMSNLGLVLLIQISPQLQSPMYFFLSHLAFVDFCYTSCVTPNALVNFLREIKSISFYGCAAQVCFFTTFSVCEVFLLSVMAYDRYVAICNPLLYVIIMPRQLCFQIATTTYVYAFVTALIQTVTTFLLSFCDSNRVNQFFCEDIPLMALACSSTRVKELMLLSMAGFNICCSLLIVLISYLFIVSAILKKHSGEGRRKVFSTCVSHLSSIAIYYGTIIFMYLQPESSHSLNTDKFAAVFYVVIIPMLNPLIYSLRNKEVKSALKRSIDKIFLSISK